From the Oncorhynchus nerka isolate Pitt River linkage group LG28, Oner_Uvic_2.0, whole genome shotgun sequence genome, one window contains:
- the LOC115112304 gene encoding cap-specific mRNA (nucleoside-2'-O-)-methyltransferase 2-like, producing MSWGRGARRKAGRQQPTDVEVFDPEVVAEVRELFNKVRTYVKPANGEWCIPDPREALRHPAQDHVLLQTLKTSLNEVKNQLSDKDLDVWHQHTNSTNRAGKVIGTVRAASNAEICTQAWCKFYEILGTFNLLPEEALQSRELNTVHLCEAPGAFIAALNHYLKTSTHTCCCDWSWAANTLNPYHEANGGGTTITDDRLIVNTLPWWFFGSDNTGDIMSQKHLLELQTFVGNMRRIDVVTADGSFDCQGNPDEQEALVSSLHYCEAAAALLLLGPGGSFVLKMFTLYEHSSVCLLYLLNCCFRSVSVFKPATSKAGNSEVYVVCLHYDGKKAVRPLLSKLIRHFGPDLAAREALFSSQLLPQSFLAQHEQACSYFHDLQTGTIWENLRMFEGLNEKQRQRLENIRDCTAQEYLQRFQVSPLPRARWLSRNTVAPACCSVTGRRPLGQKNQMGSFNQRRELQALGWKERVGKGRYAACVEGHGPDGTGAGCVLAGPLAECHMDTWFVIVGAALTVVRNSPFCDGGLLKHLNEALEQAALGSGMDRSAAWTLVPPCSSCPMVGTTSILSEVAAQCDITPCNGKGNRKCLVFGRASCWGDCEEQAVGLVLEFCSEPSLPPTARTTLHDGEPQYQRDLLDCVLLSLRRMGPGDALLLPILSAFTRVTAATVLCLHLSFRSVTFRCPSPPGAAGAVLVCVGFCPEAAARLLPHLGDLQERMGCLASGEEDADILPPVGQRQVLQFVPMEELLKGELIEFLWTMNSAIARQLLHLLMQA from the exons ATGAGTTGGGGCCGGGGAGCGAGGAGGAAAGCTGGCAGGCAGCAGCCCACTGATGTGGAAGTCTTTGACCCGGAAGTAGTTGCAGAGGTCAGAGAACTCTTCAATAAAGTCAGGACATACGTCAAACCGGCCAATGGGGAGTGGTGTATCCCTGACCCCAGAGAAGCACTGAGACACCCGGCCCAGGACCACGTCCTCCTGCAGACCCTGAAGACGTCACTAAATGAGGTGAAGAACCAACTTAGCGATAAGGATCTGGATGTCTGGCACCAGCATACCAATTCCACCAACCGTGCCGGGAAGGTTATTGGTACTGTGCGAGCCGCCTCCAATGCCGAAATCTGCACTCAGGCCTGGTGCAAGTTCTATGAGATCCTGGGCACCTTCAACCTTCTGCCAGAGGAGGCGTTGCAGAGCAGGGAGCTGAACACTGTTCACCTGTGTGAGGCTCCAGGGGCCTTCATCGCCGCTCTGAACCACTATCTCAAAACCAGCACGCACACGTGCTGCTGTGACTGGAGTTGGGCAGCCAACACACTCAACCCCTATCACGAGGCCAATGGAGGGGGAACCACCATCACAGACGACCGCCTCATCGTCAACACTCTGCCCTGGTGGTTCTTTGGCTCGGACAACACAGGAGACATCATGAGCCAGAAGCACCTGTTGGAGCTGCAGACCTTTGTGGGTAACATGCGCAGGATTGACGTGGTGACAGCGGACGGGAGCTTTGACTGTCAGGGGAACCCTGATGAGCAGGAGGCCCTGGTGTCATCGCTGCACTACTGCGAGGCTGCGGCAGCACTCCTCCTTCTGGGCCCAGGCGGCTCGTTTGTACTGAAGATGTTCACTCTGTACGAGCACTCCTCCGTCTGCCTGCTCTACCTGTTAAACTGCTGCTTCCGCTCCGTCAGCGTCTTCAAACCGGCAACCAGCAAAGCAGGGAACTCTGAGGTGTATGTCGTCTGTCTTCACTACGATGGTAAGAAGGCTGTGAGGCCCCTGCTGTCCAAGCTGATCCGTCACTTCGGGCCGGACCTGGCTGCCCGTGAGGCCCTATTCTCCAGCCAGCTCCTCCCACAGTCGTTCCTTGCGCAACATGAGCAGGCGTGCTCCTACTTCCATGACCTACAGACAGGGACGATTTGGGAAAACCTGAGAATGTTTGAGGGCCTGAATGAGAAGCAGAGGCAACGACTGGAAAACATCAGGGACTGCACTGCTCAGGAGTATCTGCAGCGCTTCCAG GTGAGTCCTCTGCCGCGGGCCCGCTGGTTGTCCCGTAACACAGTGGCTCCAGCGTGTTGCAGCGTAACGGGTCGGAGGCCCCTGGGCCAGAAGAATCAGATGGGCTCCTTTAACCAGCGGAGGGAGCTGCAGGCCCTGGGCTGGAAGGAGCGTGTTGGGAAGGGCCGCTACGCTGCCTGTGTGGAAGGCCACGGCCCCGACGGCACTGGGGCAGGCTGTGTGCTGGCAGGGCCGCTGGCAGAATGCCATATGGACACCTGGTTTGTGATAGTGGGGGCAGCCCTCACTGTAGTCAGGAACTCACCATTCTGTGATGGGGGTCTGTTGAAACACCTCAATGAAGCCTTGGAGCAGGCTGCCCTAGGCTCAGGCATGGACAGGTCAGCTGCCTGGACTCTAGTCCCTCCCTGTAGCTCCTGCCCAATGGTTGGTACCACCTCCATCCTCTCAGAGGTGGCAGCCCAATGTGACATCACTCCCTGCAATGGCAAGGGAAACAGAAAGTGCCTTGTCTTTGGCAGAGCATCGTGTTGGGGGGATTGTGAGGAGCAGGCTGTGGGGTTGGTGCTGGAGTTCTGTTCGGAGCCCTCGTTACCACCTACGGCCCGCACCACTCTGCATGACGGGGAGCCACAGTATCAGAGAGACCTGCTGGACTGTGTCTTGCTCTCCCTGCGCCGCATGGGACCCGGCGACGCCCTCCTCTTGCCCATTCTCTCCGCCTTTACCCGCGTAACCGCGGCAACCGTCCTTTGCCTCCACCTGTCCTTCCGCTCTGTCACCTTCAGGTGTCCTTCTCCTCCaggtgctgcaggggcggtgcTGGTATGTGTGGGGTTCTGTCCAGAGGCTGCTGCTCGACTCCTTCCCCACCTCGGTGACCTGCAGGAGCGTATGGGCTGCCTGGCCAGTGGGGAGGAGGACGCTGACATTCTGCCTCCTGTTGGCCAGAGACAGGTACTGCAGTTTGTTCCCATGGAGGAGCTGCTCAAAGGAGAGCTGATAGAGTTCCTGTGGACCATGAACTCAGCCATCGCCCGTCAACTGCTGCACCTGCTCATGCAGGCTTAG